The Streptomyces bacillaris sequence CTCCACCACCGGGCTGAAGGCGATGACATCGACCTTCTGCTGGATGTAGGAGCGGATGGCCTTGATCTGGTTCTCCTGCTTCTGCTGTGCGTCGGAGAACTTCAGCTCCACGCCCGCCGCCTTCGCGGACTGCTGGACGGACTTTGTGTTGGCCGTACGCCAGCCGCTCTCGGCCCCGACCTGGGCGAAGCCCATGGTGATCTTCTTGCCGGCCGCGCCGCTGTCGCCGTCCTTGCTCGAGGTGCTGTCCGAACCACACGCCGTCAGTGTGGCGAGCAGCAGAACGCTGACACCCGTGGCGATCTTCTTCAACACTGCTTCCTCCGTGCTCAACTGTGCCCACTCGGGGTGGCGAGCTTCGCGTGACCGGGGTCACTGGTGCATCAGAGTGAACGCTCACATCTACCCAGTCAACCCCTGGGGTACTGCGATTTCGCATCACAGGGACAGGGGAGGAGGTGCGCTATGTTAGCGCTCATTATTTGAGGCCCCTGGAGTTCGAGCGCCTCGGAACTCCTCATCTCCGGATCTTGGTGAGTGCGGGAGGCGCGCGCTGGCTGTCGGGCCTCTAGCCTGGTTATGGTTCGAGGTGCTGCGTCCCCGCGTGGTCGCTCACAGGTGCCGGGCAGGCAGAAACAAGCGGAGTCAGGAGATGCAGGTGGAGGACGCCTCGGCGGCTACCCGGGTACGCGAGCCGGCCATGACGGACGTGGCGCGGCTCGCCGGGGTCTCCCACCAGACGGTGTCCCGCGTGCTCAACGGGCACCCCAATGTCCGGGAGCAGACGCGGCTGAGAGTGCGTGCCGCGATCGCTGAGCTGGGATACCGGCCCAACCGTGCCGCGCGCACCCTGGTGACCGGCCGCTCCCAGCAGATCGGCGTGGTGGCCCAGAACTCCACTCTGTACGGGCCGACCTCGATGCTGGCGGCCTTCGAACTGGCCGCCGCGACCCAGGGCTTCGCGGTGAGTGTGCGACGGGTGCGCGTCCTCGACCGCTCCTCCATCGCCGCGGCGGTGGAACACCACCGGGACCAGCGGGTCGCCGGCATCGTGGTCATCGCTCCCACCGCATCCGCCGACGAGGCACTGGCGGAGATTCCGGCCGACGTCCCGCTCGTGGCCGTCGACGGGGACCCCGACCGGGGTGGAGCGCTGGTCACGGTCGACCAGGAGAAGGGGGCCTTCGCCGCCACACGGCACCTGCTGGACGCGGGGCACCAGACCGTGTGGCACATCTCGGGTCCGCCGGACTGGTTCGACGCCGCGGGCCGGGCGCGCGGGTGGCGGCGTGCTCTGCAGGAGGCCGGTGCGGAGATTCCACCCGTCAGCTCCGCGGACTGGAGCGCGTCCTCCGGCTACCGCGCGGGTCAGATGCTGGCCCGCATGCCCGATGTGACCGCCATCTTCGCGGCCAACGACCACCTGGCCCTCGGCGCCATCCGCGCCATGGCCGAGCGGGGTCGTCGCGTCCCTGACGACGTGAGCATCGTCGGCTTCGACGACGTGCCCGAAGCCGGTTTCTTCTCGCCCCCGTTGACCACGGTGCGCCCGGACTTCGACGGGGTGGCCACCGAGACCCTCAGCCTTCTGCTGGCTCGGATCGAGGGCGAGTCGGGGCCTTCGCTGCGCACACTCAACCCCACACTCATCCCGCGGGAGAGCGTCGCGGCTCCGCGCGGCTGAGCCTCTTACCCGGCCGATCCCCCGAAGTCCTGCCTGAGCACGCTCACATGCCCGGTCATTGCTGTCGGCGGATGTCTTGACGCATAGATTGTTAGCGATAACACTTCGGGTGTCCTTCGACGAACGACCAAAGGTGGCTTCATGGCCGACGAACCTGACTCCCTCGTAGTCGGTGTCGACTACGGCACGCTGTCCGGACGCGCCGTGGTGGTGCGGGTCCGGGACGGCGCCGAGCTGGGCACGGGTGTCCATGCCTACCGCCACGGCGTCATTGACCGGTCCCTGCCCGCGACGGGCCAGACCTTGCCGCCGGACTGGGCACTGCAGGTTCCCGAGGACTACCTCGACGTTCTGCGGATCGCCGTACCGGCCGCGATCGCGGACGCCGGGGTCGATCCAGCTCGTGTGATCGGGATCGGGACCGACTTCACCGCCTGCACCATGGTGCCGACCACCGGGGACGGAACCCCGCTGTGCGACCTGCCCGAACTCGCTGGGGATCCGCACGCGTACGTCAAGCTCTGGCGCCACCACGCCGCCCAGCCGCAGGCCGACCGGATCAACGCCCTGGCGCGGGCGCGCGGGGAGAAGTGGCTGCCGAGGTACGGAGGGCTGATCTCCTCGGAGTGGGAGTTCGCCAAGGCGCTCCAGGTGCTGGAGGAGGCGCCCGAGGTGTACGCCGCCATGGACCGGTGGGTGGAAGCCGCCGACTGGATCGTCTGGCGGCTCACGGGGGAGTACGTACGCAACGCCTGCAGCGCCGGTTACAAGGGGATGCGCCAGGACGGCGAGTACCCCGCCGCGGACTTCCTCGCCGAACTGCACCCCGCCTTCGCCGACTTCGTGACGGAGAAGCTGGATCAGCCCATCGGCCGCCTCGGCGACCGGGCCGGTGGCCTGAGCGCTGAGGCCGCGGCCTGGACCGGACTGCCGCAGGGCATCGCGGTCGCCGTCGGGAACGTCGACGCACACGTCACCGCCCCGGCGGCCGGAGCTGTGGAGCCCGGTCAGCTGGTCGCGATCATGGGCACGTCCACCTGCCACGTCCTCAACGGCGACACCTTGCGCGAGGTCCCCGGCATGTGCGGTGTGGTCGACGGCGGCATCGTCGACGGGCTGTGGGGTTACGAGGCCGGACAGAGCGGAGTGGGGGACATCTTCGCCTGGTACGTCGACCACCAGGTCCCCGAGGGCTACCACGTACAGGCCCGGGAACGCGGCCTGTCCGTCCATGAACTGCTCACCGACCTGGCCGCGAACCAGAAGGTCGGTGAGCACGGCCTGATCGCCCTTGACTGGCACAGCGGCAACCGTTCGGTGCTGGTCGACCACGAGCTGTCCGGATTGGTTCTGGGGCAGACCCTCTCCACCCGGCCCGAGGACATCTACCGTGCTCTGCTCGAAGCCACCGCGTTCGGTACGCGCACGATCGTGGAGACCTTCACCACCGCGGGTGTACCCGTGGACGAACTCATCGTCGCCGGCGGTCTGGTGCGCAACTCGTTCCTCATGCAGCTCTACTCCGACGTCCTCGGCCTGCCGCTCTCGATCATCCGCTCCGCCCAGGGACCGGCCCTCGGGTCGGCGCTCCACGCGGCGGTGGCCGCGGGTGCGCACCGCGACGTCCGAGCCGCCGCTACCGCCATGGGCTCGGTCGACCGAGCCGTCTACCGGCCCCGCCCCGCGGAAGCCGCCGCCTACGACCGGCTCTTCGCCGAGTACGTCGCCCTGCACGACCACTTCGGCCGGGGCGGCAGCGACGTCATGCGCAGACTGCGAGCCATGCGCCGCTCTGCCATCGAATCGAAGGAGAAGTGATGGGTGCCGTCGACAGTGTGAAGAACCTCCGGCAGACCGTCGCTGACCTGCACCGTGAACTGACGCGATACGGGTTGGTGATCTGGACCGCCGGAAACGTCTCGGCCCGCGTTCCGGGAGAGGATCTCATGGTCATCAAGCCCTCCGGCGTGTCCTACGACGACCTGAGCCCCGACGCCATGGTCGTCACCGACCTGCACGGCAACCTGGTGGAGGGCGACCTGGCGCCGTCCTCGGACACGGCCGCCCACGCCTACGTCTACCGGCATATGCCCGAGGTCGGAGGCGTGGTGCACACGCACTCGCCCTACGCCACCGCCTGGGCCGCACGTGGCGAGCCCATCCCGTGTGTCCTGACCATGATCGCCGACGAGTTCGGCGGCGAGGTCCCGGTCGGCCCCTTCGCGCTCATCGGCGACGACTCCATCGGTCGTGGCATCGTCGACACGCTCCGTGACAGCCGCTCGCCCGCCGTCCTCATGCGCAGCCACGGCCCCTTCACCGTCGGCCGCGACGCGCGTTCGGCTGTGAAAGCGGCCGTCATGGTCGAGGACGTGGCCCGCACCGTCCACTTCGCCCGCCAGCTGGGTGCCCCGGCCGCCATCGACGCGGCCGCCGTGGACCGGCTCTATGAGCGCTACCAGAACGTCTACGGCCAGTGAGCCCACGAGGGGAAGACCGATGAACAGCACAACCCAGCCGCAGATCTGGTTCCTGACGGGAAGTCAGCACCTCTACGGTGCGGACACCCTGAACCAGGTGGCGGAGCAGTCGGCCAGAATCCAGGAGATGCTGGCCGCTTCCGGACGGATCGGCGCCGACATCGTGGGAAAGCCGGTCCTGACCGAGGCCTCCGCCATCAGGCGGACACTGGAGGCCGCCAACACCGACCCGGCCTGTGTCGGGGTGATCGCGTGGATGCACACCTTCTCTCCTGCGAAGATGTGGATCTCCGGGCTCGACGCCCTGCGTAAGCCGCTGCTGCATCTGCACACCCAGCTCAACCGGGAACTGCCGTGGTCGTCCATCGACATGGACTTCATGAACCTCAATCAGGCAGCCCACGGCGACCGGGAGTTCGGCTACATACAGACCCGTATCGGCGTGGCCCGCAAGACCGTGGTGGGCCATGTGTCCGACCCGGAGGTCGTCGGGCGGGTCGACGACTGGGTCCGGGCGGCGCTCGGCTTCCATCACATGCGCAATCTCCGCCTGGCGCGCTTCGGCGACAACATGCGTGACGTGGCGGTGACCGAGGGTGACAAGGTGGAGGCGGAGCTCCGGTTCGGTGTCAGCGTGAACACCTACGGTGTCAACGACCTCGTCGAGCTCGTCGACGCCGTGACCGCCGAAGAGATCGACAAGCTCGTCGGAGAGTACTCCGAACTCTACCGACTGGCACCGGAGTTGGTGCGCGGCGGCGATCGCCACTCCTCGCTGCGCCACGCAGCCGCCATCGAGGCCGGCCTGCGCCAGTTCCTCGTCCGGGGCGGCTTCGGCGCCTTCACCACCAACTTCGAGGACCTGGGCGGACTGCGGCAGCTACCCGGCCTGGCCGTCCAGCGCCTCATGGCCCACGGTTACGGCTTCGGCGGCGAGGGCGACTGGAAGACCTCCGCGCTGCTCGCCGCCGCGAAGGCCATGGGCCCGCGGGCCTCGTTCATGGAGGACTACACCTACCACTTCGGGCCCGGCACGCCCAGGACCCTCGGCGCGCACATGCTCGAGGTGTGTCCCTCGATCGCCGATGCCCAGCCGTCCTGTGAGGTTCACCCCCTGTCGATCGGAGGGCGTGAGGACCCGGTGCGCCTGGTCTTCGACGCCGCCGCCGGCCCTGCCACGGTGATCGGTCTGGCCGATATGGGCGACCGTTTCCGGCTCGTGGCCAACGACATCGATGTCGTATTGCCGGATGAGCCTCTGCCGTGCCTGCCGGTGGCGCGGGCGGTGTGGGAGCCTCGGCCCTCGCTGTCCACATCGGCCGAGTGCTGGCTGATGGCCGGTGGCCCGCACCACACGGTCCTCACCACGGTGGGGTCGGACGTTCTGCGTGACTTCGCTCAGATGGTCGGCACCGAGCTGGTGATGATCGACGACACCACCACGGCCCATGACTTCGCGGACCGTCTCCGTTGGAACCAGGCGTACCACCGGCTGGCCCAGCGGATGTGACCCGAGCTCAAGCGTGACCCGCCTCTCCCGCGTGAAGGAGCCCCGCCCAACCGGGCGGGGCTCCTTCACGCGGAAAGGGCGGGCGCCAGGTGCCGCCCCCAGGTGCCTACTCGATGGAGTAGGTGGCGTCGGCCCGGTCCAGCGCCGAGTTCACCGGCTGGACGTACAGAAGACTGTCGTAGTGCCGCAGGTAGCGGCCGGGGTAGTTGGACGACTCGAAGGAGAAGCCGGCCGACGCGGCGGCCAGGCCCGGCCTGCGGTGGAACGAGGCGTCGGCCGAGAAGAGAGAAGATCCGTCGTTCCTCTCGAGCCAGACCTCGAAGCCCTTGTGGCGCAGGTAGTGGCCGGGGAAGTTCGCCGACTCCAGGGAGACGGTGCCGTTGCCGGCCAGTCCACCGACGATGCGGAACTGCGAGTCGGCGAGGTCGGTGACGTTCGCCTCCACCCGGGCCCGCAGACCTGCGTGGCGGATGTACCGGTCGGGGAAGTTGAACGAGGAGAGGCGGACGGGGGTGGGCCCTTCGGCGACGGGCACGCCGAAGTTGGGAGTGCCGTCACTGTTCCAGTACAGCTTCTGCATCCGGGTCTGCCGGTTGGGGTCCTTCAGCGGGTCGCCGCTGATGTCCCGGTACGTGCGGGAGTGGTAGACCATGATGTCCGACGCACCGTCCTCGGAGACGGTGAAGGAGTTGTGGCCCGGACCGTACTGACTCGTCGCCGTGTTGCTGGTGAAGACAGGGGTGGGCTTCTTCGACCAGGAGGAGGGGCTCAGCAGATCGGACGTCCGGTCGGCCGTCAGGAGCCCCAGACAGTAGTTGCTGTCGGTCGCACTGGCGGAGAAGGTCATGAAGACCTTGTCGCCCTTGCTGATGAAGGCCGGTCCTTCGTTGACCCGATGGCCTCTGGTCTCCCACGCGTGGGTGGGGGAGGCGATCCGTGCAGGGCGGCCGCTGATGGTCCAGGGGTTGGACATCCGGGCGATGTAGATGCCCGTGCCGTCACCGATGGCGGGATCGGCCTGTGCCCAGCTCAGGTAGCGGGTGCCGTTGTGTACGAACGTGGTGGCGTCCAGGGAGAAGGTGTTCAGTGGCAGACTGATCCGGCCCTTCTCGTTCCAGGAGCCGGTGAGCGGATTGGCGGACCCGGACTCCAGTACGTACGGACGGATCGCCCAAGGGTCTTCGGCGGGAGCAGCGGCGAAGTAGATGTACCACTTGCCGTCGATGAAGTGGATCTCCGGAGCCCAGATGTGCGCGCCCATGTCACCGCTGGCGTGCTTGGTCCAGATCGTTGTCTCCGGGGCGGTCGCCAGCCCCTGCAGCGTGGTGGCGCGGCGCAGGACGATGCGGTCGTAGGCGGGCACGGTCGCGGTGTAGTAGTAGTAGCCGTCCGTGTGCTTGTGGACGTGCGGATCGGCGCGCTGCTGGGCGATCGGATTCACGAACGTTGCCGCGGGGGTGGGAGCAGCCGCCGCAGCGGGAGCGGGAATGCCGACCGACAACACGGCCAGGACGGCCGTCGCGGTGAGCAGGCCGCGACTTCTGAGCCTCACGGGATTCTCCTTCGTCGGTGATGCGGGAACGGCAGCGGGTCGGTTTCCAGCGTTCGCCGTGGGAGAGAAGCGCGGGCGTGGCGGCCACGTCCGCGCGCGGGAAAGCGGAGGGTGCCGGGGAGGCCGTGCCCGGGCGCGGGCAGCCGCATTCTCGGTGGTCAGCTCGGCGGGGGAGCTCCGAGGACGGCACGGTCACGAACGCCGCCTTTCGACGCCACGGCTCCTCCTGGGGGGAGTTGGGCGAGTGCGCGATGGCGCCGACCGAGCCGTCACCAACGAGCGATCGAAGTGCTTCCGATGGGTGTGAACGTTAACAGCGGTTGTTCACCGGCTCAATCCCTCGGAAACAAATCCTGGTGTCGGCCGTGCTCCGCGGCAGGCTGATCCCGTTGGCCGGGTGTGCCCCTGGCCAGCTCGTCGCGGTTGCTGATCACCGCGAAACATGGCGTCAACCGTGCCAGAGAGAGGGAGTGCGGTGGAGGAGGGTGGTTCCGCAGCCTGCCTGTATCGGTGTCGACGGAAGTGAACTCCCATCCACCGGTCGAGTGTTATCGATAACAGAAGGGGTTGTCGGTGGCGGATGCCTGAGCTACGTTACGTGCTGCTCACCGCCGTTGGTTCGCCGTTCGCTGCTCACGAGGAGTCTTCGCCGTTGGCCGCGTCGGGTCGGCCTGGGGACCGGCCGCTGTCGGGCGACGGACACCGGACGCCTTCTCGACGGTCGCGAAAACGGAAGGGCCCGGGTCGCGGAACCCGAAAGCACCGCTGCTTCACGGCGTCATGCCGCGCACACGCATGCTCTCTTCGCCTTGCCCGCCTCATCGCATCGCAGCAGGCACCGACCGTTCCCGATTGCCCTTCGGAAAGCAGGCCGGGGCGCCCCAGCCTCCCCGTGCCCGCCCCCACACGCGAATGGATTCCTCATGAGAAGACCTCATCGGAAACGGTTCGCCCGCTGGCTCGTCGCGGCCTCGCTCGCCGCCGTCGGCGCGGTGCCCGCACATGCCTCCCAGCCCACCGACGCGTCCCAGCCCATCGACGCGGCAAGCAACGCCACTGTGGCCGCCGACGACGCGGGCTACGTCATGGGCTACTTCAAGGAGTCCCTCAACGGATCAGGCGACGTGAACGCCCTGCATCTGGCCCTGAGCACCGATGGTCTGGAGTGGACGCCACTCCACGACAACAAGGCGGTGCTCATACCCACGGCCGGCACCAAGGGCCTCCGTGATCCCTTCCTGTACCGGCTCAACGACGGTACCTGGGTGGCGGTGGCGACGGACATCCCCAGGGGAGGCGATTTCACTGAGCCCAATCCGAACATCCACGTCTGGACCTCCCCGAACCTGGTGAACTGGTCCGCCGACCGTCTGCTCAACGTCAACCGGACCAATCCGAACTCCTACAGCTGGGCGCCTGCCGTTCACTGGGACCCGAGCCGACAGGCGTACGGGATCACCTACTCGACGGTCCCCGAGGGCAGCAGGTACTCGGTCATCGCGGTCGTGTACACCACCGATTTCCGCACCACCACCGCGCCCACGACGTTCTTCGACGGCGGCCCGGCGGGCGTCATCGACTCGCATGTCGTGACCGATGTCAACGGCATGAACTACCTGTACTACAAGGACCACGCGACCGGCGGCCTCGTCGGCGCCCGGTCGGCGTCGTCGGCCCCGGGCAGCTTCAGGCGCTACGGCGGCACTCTCGCCGGGAACCCGTGCACCGAGGCCCCGACACTGGTCAAGTCGCTGACGTCCGGCAGGTGGCAGCTCTGGGGCGACACCTTCTGCCCGAACGCGAGGTTCGATGTCTGGGAGGGAGACCTGGCGTCCGCTTCCTGGACGAAGCTCGACCGCGGGCGGTACACCGCGCCGTTGAACGCGAAGCACAACACGATCCAGACCGTCACCGCCGCGGAGTACGACCGGCTGCTGCGGACGTACGGCGGCACGGAGGGAAAGCGGCTGAAGTCGTACAACTTTCCGGGGCACTTCATCCGGCACGCCGACTTCGACGCCTGGATCGCCGAGCAACCTTCGGAGCCCTACCAGGACTCCGTATGGCGTCTGACGCCAGGTCTGGCAGGTTCCGACGACGTCTCGTTCGAATCCGTGAGCTTCCCCGGCCACTACCTGCGGCACCAGGGCTTCCAGGTCAAGCTCCTCCGCGATGACGGAACGGCACAGTTCGCGCGGGATGCCACGTTCCGTCGTGAGCCCGGTCTGGCGGACCCGGACTGGTCGTCCTTCCGCTCTGTCAACCACCCGGCTCGCCACCTCCGGCACGCGGACTTCGCCCTGCGCCTTGATGAGGTGGCGAGCGCCGGCGACCGTGCCGACGCGACCTTCCGCATCGGGTACTGAGTTCTCACCGGCCCGCGCGGGCCACCCCGTGGGCCCTACCTCCCATGCGGTGTGCGTGAGGTTGCCTCGGTGCTTGCCCCTGATCGCGCTCCAGCCCCTCATGCCCCTCACCCAGTACGACCGACACGCCCCAGGAGGCACGGTGTCATTCGCCCGACAACGAACATCGGCAGGACGACTTCTCCTGTTCGCGGTGGCTCTTGTCACCATCATGAGCATCAACCTCATCGGATCCCCCCGGGCCGAGGCGGCACCCGGTCCCTCCTTCACCAATCCCGTGGTCGGCGCGCCGAACAGCGCCGACCCGACCTTGGTGCACCACGAGGGCTTCTACTACTACGTCGCCACCACGTGGTCGTCCGACATCGTCATGCGTCGGTCGCCGACTGTCGCCGGCCTGCGCGACGCACCGGAGCGACTCGTCTTCCGTACCGGCGGGACCGGTATGTGGGCGCCGCACCTGGAGATGGTCGGCGACCGCTGGTACCTGTACTACTCGATCGAGCAGAGCGGCGGCCCCCGGAGGACACACGTCCTGGAGAGTTCCGGGCGTGATCCATTGGGGCCGTACACCGACCGCGGCATCATCAACCTCATGCCCGACAACGGCTGGGCCATCGACGCGAGCCTGCTGAAGCTCAACGGCAGCCTCTACATGACGTTCTCGGCGTTCTCCCCGCAGGACAATCTGCAGTCGATCTACATCGCGCCCATGACGAATCCGTGGACCGCCGCCGCGACCGGGACGCGGATCTCGGCCCCGACCCTGGCGTGGGAGCGGCAGGACGGAGCGGTCAACGAGGGGTCGTTCGCCCTGCAGCGGGGCGGGCGTACCTTCCTCACGTACTCGGCCAGCCACTGCAACGGCCCCAACTACAAGTTGGGCATGCTGGAGTACCGGGGCGGCAGCCCTCTTGCCGCCGCGTCGTGGACCAAACACGCCGCGCCGATATTCCAACGCGATGACGCCGCAGGTGTCTTCGGGCCGGGGCACCACTCGTTCTTCTCCTCACCCGATGGCAGCGAGACCTGGATCGCCTACCACGCGAACTCCTCTCCCGGCCAGGGGTGCGGCACCTCGCGCACGACCCGCGTACAGAAGATCTCCTGGAAGGCGGACGGCACACCGGATCTCGGTACCCCGGTGTCCACTTCGACCGTCGTCCAGGGACCGTCCGGCGAGGCGGGAGCCGCTGCGGCACCGGTCGTGCTTCGCAACAGGCACAGCGGCCTGTGCCTGGACGACCGTGACTGGGCGACCACGCCGGGGGCTGCCGTACAGCAGTGGACCTGCAACGGGGCGGCGGTTCAGGACTGGGCCATGACGCCGGTGAGCGGCGGCTATTACCAGATCCGCAACCGGCACAGTGGTCTGTGCCTGGACAACTACAACTGGGGGACCACACCGGGTGCCGAGGTCCGGCAGTGGACCTGCAACGGAAACAACGCACAGCAGTGGCGCACCAGTCCGGTGGGGGAGGGCTTTTCCACCCTCAGCAACCGGCACAGTGGTCTGTGCCTGGACAACTACAACTGGGCAACCGCACCGGGTGCCGAGGTCCGGCAGTGGACCTGCAACGGAAACAACGCACAGCAGTGGAGCATAGGCTGATCATCGGACTCCGGGCCGGACCGTCCGCACAGCGTCGGCAGGTCCGCGCGCCTTCTGCGATATGAACCGCACCCGATGGCTGCCACCGGCCCGGCAGCCATCGGGTGCGGTGAGCGCCACAACGGAGCCGGCCGACTCCGCGGCACCGCTCCCGTCATGCCGAGGCTTCCGAGGGGGTGAGGCGCGAGAGCTCCGCCTCGGTCGACTTGAGCAGGTCGTTGCAGGACGCCGCGAACTTCTCGATGCCCTCGTCCTCCAGTACCTGGACGACGTCGTCGTAGGAGATGCCAAGATCTTGATGGCGTCGAGGTCGTCGACGTAGAGGGTGTCCTTGACGCCGGTGGAGGCCCACAGCGGGCGCTGCTTGTTGGCCTGTGCCTTGTCCAGGGGCCCAGCGGTCGCTCGGAAGACCTCCTCGTAGGTGAGGTCGGCGGCCAGGACCAGTCGGCCGTCCGCTGATCGTGGCAGCGGAACCGCGGCCAGGGCCCGTCGCA is a genomic window containing:
- the araB gene encoding ribulokinase yields the protein MADEPDSLVVGVDYGTLSGRAVVVRVRDGAELGTGVHAYRHGVIDRSLPATGQTLPPDWALQVPEDYLDVLRIAVPAAIADAGVDPARVIGIGTDFTACTMVPTTGDGTPLCDLPELAGDPHAYVKLWRHHAAQPQADRINALARARGEKWLPRYGGLISSEWEFAKALQVLEEAPEVYAAMDRWVEAADWIVWRLTGEYVRNACSAGYKGMRQDGEYPAADFLAELHPAFADFVTEKLDQPIGRLGDRAGGLSAEAAAWTGLPQGIAVAVGNVDAHVTAPAAGAVEPGQLVAIMGTSTCHVLNGDTLREVPGMCGVVDGGIVDGLWGYEAGQSGVGDIFAWYVDHQVPEGYHVQARERGLSVHELLTDLAANQKVGEHGLIALDWHSGNRSVLVDHELSGLVLGQTLSTRPEDIYRALLEATAFGTRTIVETFTTAGVPVDELIVAGGLVRNSFLMQLYSDVLGLPLSIIRSAQGPALGSALHAAVAAGAHRDVRAAATAMGSVDRAVYRPRPAEAAAYDRLFAEYVALHDHFGRGGSDVMRRLRAMRRSAIESKEK
- a CDS encoding AbfB domain-containing protein, encoding MRRPHRKRFARWLVAASLAAVGAVPAHASQPTDASQPIDAASNATVAADDAGYVMGYFKESLNGSGDVNALHLALSTDGLEWTPLHDNKAVLIPTAGTKGLRDPFLYRLNDGTWVAVATDIPRGGDFTEPNPNIHVWTSPNLVNWSADRLLNVNRTNPNSYSWAPAVHWDPSRQAYGITYSTVPEGSRYSVIAVVYTTDFRTTTAPTTFFDGGPAGVIDSHVVTDVNGMNYLYYKDHATGGLVGARSASSAPGSFRRYGGTLAGNPCTEAPTLVKSLTSGRWQLWGDTFCPNARFDVWEGDLASASWTKLDRGRYTAPLNAKHNTIQTVTAAEYDRLLRTYGGTEGKRLKSYNFPGHFIRHADFDAWIAEQPSEPYQDSVWRLTPGLAGSDDVSFESVSFPGHYLRHQGFQVKLLRDDGTAQFARDATFRREPGLADPDWSSFRSVNHPARHLRHADFALRLDEVASAGDRADATFRIGY
- a CDS encoding LacI family DNA-binding transcriptional regulator, whose amino-acid sequence is MTDVARLAGVSHQTVSRVLNGHPNVREQTRLRVRAAIAELGYRPNRAARTLVTGRSQQIGVVAQNSTLYGPTSMLAAFELAAATQGFAVSVRRVRVLDRSSIAAAVEHHRDQRVAGIVVIAPTASADEALAEIPADVPLVAVDGDPDRGGALVTVDQEKGAFAATRHLLDAGHQTVWHISGPPDWFDAAGRARGWRRALQEAGAEIPPVSSADWSASSGYRAGQMLARMPDVTAIFAANDHLALGAIRAMAERGRRVPDDVSIVGFDDVPEAGFFSPPLTTVRPDFDGVATETLSLLLARIEGESGPSLRTLNPTLIPRESVAAPRG
- the araA gene encoding L-arabinose isomerase encodes the protein MNSTTQPQIWFLTGSQHLYGADTLNQVAEQSARIQEMLAASGRIGADIVGKPVLTEASAIRRTLEAANTDPACVGVIAWMHTFSPAKMWISGLDALRKPLLHLHTQLNRELPWSSIDMDFMNLNQAAHGDREFGYIQTRIGVARKTVVGHVSDPEVVGRVDDWVRAALGFHHMRNLRLARFGDNMRDVAVTEGDKVEAELRFGVSVNTYGVNDLVELVDAVTAEEIDKLVGEYSELYRLAPELVRGGDRHSSLRHAAAIEAGLRQFLVRGGFGAFTTNFEDLGGLRQLPGLAVQRLMAHGYGFGGEGDWKTSALLAAAKAMGPRASFMEDYTYHFGPGTPRTLGAHMLEVCPSIADAQPSCEVHPLSIGGREDPVRLVFDAAAGPATVIGLADMGDRFRLVANDIDVVLPDEPLPCLPVARAVWEPRPSLSTSAECWLMAGGPHHTVLTTVGSDVLRDFAQMVGTELVMIDDTTTAHDFADRLRWNQAYHRLAQRM
- a CDS encoding family 43 glycosylhydrolase; translation: MSINLIGSPRAEAAPGPSFTNPVVGAPNSADPTLVHHEGFYYYVATTWSSDIVMRRSPTVAGLRDAPERLVFRTGGTGMWAPHLEMVGDRWYLYYSIEQSGGPRRTHVLESSGRDPLGPYTDRGIINLMPDNGWAIDASLLKLNGSLYMTFSAFSPQDNLQSIYIAPMTNPWTAAATGTRISAPTLAWERQDGAVNEGSFALQRGGRTFLTYSASHCNGPNYKLGMLEYRGGSPLAAASWTKHAAPIFQRDDAAGVFGPGHHSFFSSPDGSETWIAYHANSSPGQGCGTSRTTRVQKISWKADGTPDLGTPVSTSTVVQGPSGEAGAAAAPVVLRNRHSGLCLDDRDWATTPGAAVQQWTCNGAAVQDWAMTPVSGGYYQIRNRHSGLCLDNYNWGTTPGAEVRQWTCNGNNAQQWRTSPVGEGFSTLSNRHSGLCLDNYNWATAPGAEVRQWTCNGNNAQQWSIG
- a CDS encoding family 43 glycosylhydrolase — protein: MSVGIPAPAAAAAPTPAATFVNPIAQQRADPHVHKHTDGYYYYTATVPAYDRIVLRRATTLQGLATAPETTIWTKHASGDMGAHIWAPEIHFIDGKWYIYFAAAPAEDPWAIRPYVLESGSANPLTGSWNEKGRISLPLNTFSLDATTFVHNGTRYLSWAQADPAIGDGTGIYIARMSNPWTISGRPARIASPTHAWETRGHRVNEGPAFISKGDKVFMTFSASATDSNYCLGLLTADRTSDLLSPSSWSKKPTPVFTSNTATSQYGPGHNSFTVSEDGASDIMVYHSRTYRDISGDPLKDPNRQTRMQKLYWNSDGTPNFGVPVAEGPTPVRLSSFNFPDRYIRHAGLRARVEANVTDLADSQFRIVGGLAGNGTVSLESANFPGHYLRHKGFEVWLERNDGSSLFSADASFHRRPGLAAASAGFSFESSNYPGRYLRHYDSLLYVQPVNSALDRADATYSIE
- a CDS encoding L-ribulose-5-phosphate 4-epimerase, giving the protein MGAVDSVKNLRQTVADLHRELTRYGLVIWTAGNVSARVPGEDLMVIKPSGVSYDDLSPDAMVVTDLHGNLVEGDLAPSSDTAAHAYVYRHMPEVGGVVHTHSPYATAWAARGEPIPCVLTMIADEFGGEVPVGPFALIGDDSIGRGIVDTLRDSRSPAVLMRSHGPFTVGRDARSAVKAAVMVEDVARTVHFARQLGAPAAIDAAAVDRLYERYQNVYGQ